The following are encoded together in the Onychostoma macrolepis isolate SWU-2019 chromosome 03, ASM1243209v1, whole genome shotgun sequence genome:
- the cldni gene encoding claudin i, whose product MGSSGVQIVCMALGILGLIAAVVTIAVPRWKISAFIGQNIITAQVQEEGLWMECVVQSTGQQQCKSYDSLLILSSDIQAARAMTIISCMLTVLSLLVLCAGAEFTTCIDNEEVKPKVSLASAIGLIIAGLLLIIPVSWAASNVVRDFNNPLISQSMKRELGACIFVGWGGGVLLLLAGGLLCCFRRPRSGGSGGTAKYYSNSASAPSKNYV is encoded by the exons ATGGGCTCGTCTGGTGTACAGATCGTGTGTATGGCACTGGGAATTTTAGGTCTCATTGCAGCGGTTGTAACCATTGCTGTTCCAAGATGGAAGATTTCTGCTTTTATTGGTCAGAATATTATCACTGCACAG GTTCAGGAAGAGGGCTTGTGGATGGAGTGTGTGGTTCAGAGTACCGGACAGCAGCAGTGTAAATCCTACGACTCGCTGCTCATCCTGAGCTCTGACATCCAGGCGGCCCGCGCCATGACCATCATCAGCTGCATGCTCACGGTCCTGTCCCTGCTCGTTCTGTGCGCCGGCGCCGAATTCACCACCTGCATCGACAACGAAGAAGTCAAACCCAAAGTGAGTCTGGCGTCCGCCATCGGGCTGATCATCGCGGGCTTGTTGCTGATCATCCCCGTCAGCTGGGCCGCTAGTAATGTCGTGCGCGACTTCAACAATCCGCTGATAAGCCAGTCTATGAAGAGAGAGCTGGGTGCCTGTATCTTTGTGGGCTGGGGAGGAGGAGTCCTGCTCCTGCTGGCCGGAGGCTTGCTGTGCTGCTTCAGAAGACCCCGCTCCGGAGGATCCGGCGGAACCGCAAAATACTACAGCAACAGCGCCTCTGCACCAAGCAAGAATTACGTGTAG
- the ppp1caa gene encoding protein phosphatase 1, catalytic subunit, alpha isozyme a, with the protein MAEPDKLNIDSIIQRLLEVKGSRPGKNVQLTESEIRGLCLKSREIFLSQPILLELEAPLKICGDVHGQYYDLLRLFEYGGFPPESNYLFLGDYVDRGKQSLETICLLLAYKVKYPENFFLLRGNHECASINRIYGFYDECKRRYNIKLWKTFTDCFNCLPVAAIVDEKIFCCHGGLSPDLQSMEQVRRVMRPTDVPDQGLLCDLLWADPDKDVLGWGENDRGVSFTFGADVVAKFLHKHDMDLICRAHQVVEDGYEFFAKRQLVTLFSAPNYCGEFDNAGAMMSVDETLMCSFQILKPADKKLYYGGGGGMGSGRPVTPPRNSAKGGKAKK; encoded by the exons ATGGCGGAGCCGGACAAATTAAACATTGACTCCATAATACAGCGTCTCCTGGAAG TTAAAGGCTCCAGGCCAGGCAAGAACGTACAGCTGACAGAGAGCGAAATCCGTGGCCTCTGTCTCAAATCTCGGGAAATTTTCCTCAGCCAGCCAATTCTGCTGGAGCTGGAAGCACCGCTCAAGATCTGCG GCGACGTTCATGGTCAGTACTATGACCTCCTTCGTCTCTTTGAGTATGGCGGCTTTCCTCCTGAGAGCAACTATTTGTTCCTGGGAGACTATGTGGATAGAGGGAAACAGTCTCTAGAGACCATCTGCCTCCTGTTGGCCTACAAAGTCAAATATCCTGAAAACTTCTTCCTTCTGCGTGGCAACCATGAGTGCGCCTCCATCAACCGTATATATGGCTTCTATGATGAGT GTAAGCGACGGTATAACATTAAGCTGTGGAAGACTTTCACAGACTGTTTCAACTGTTTACCTGTGGCTGCCATTGTAGATGAGAAGATCTTCTGTTGCCATGGAG GCCTCTCTCCAGACCTGCAGTCAATGGAGCAGGTGCGGCGCGTCATGCGGCCCACGGACGTACCTGACCAGGGGCTGCTGTGTGACCTGCTTTGGGCCGACCCAGACAAAGACGTACTGGGTTGGGGAGAGAATGACCGTGGCGTGTCCTTCACCTTCGGTGCAGACGTGGTGGCCAAATTCCTTCACAAACATGACATGGACCTAATATGCAGGGCACATCAG GTGGTGGAGGACGGTTATGAGTTTTTCGCGAAGAGACAGTTAGTCACCCTGTTCTCCGCTCCTAACTACTGTGGCGAGTTTGATAACGCTGGGGCCATGATGAGTGTGGATGAGACACTCATGTGTTCCTTCCAG ATCCTTAAGCCAGCCGATAAGAAGCTGTACTACGGTGGAGGAGGTGGAATGGGCTCTGGGCGTCCAGTCACCCCGCCACGAAATTCAGCCAAGGGTGGAAAAGCCAAGAAATAA